From the genome of Sediminibacter sp. Hel_I_10:
GATCTAAGCTGAACCAATATAAACCAATACATCCTGCTCCTCCTAGGTAGCAGAAGAATTTCATAAAGTTCTTTTTATTTCCAACATAATCGGCAACACCCGAAAGAATTGGAGATGTAAAAGTGACCACCAAAAAGGTAAATGCTGTTACATAGGTGATAAGCGCCGTGCTTTTAAAAACAAACCCAAAGGCCTCTACATTTTTTTCGACTTGAGAAACGAACAAAGCGGAATAAAAAATAGGAAATATGGACGAGGCAATGGTTAGGGTATATACCGAATTTGCCCAATCATAAAAAGCCCATGCATTTAATAGTTTTTTACTTCCCTTTTCTGGTTGGTTCATCTAAAACGCTTTTTAATAAGGTCTAAAAATAGCTTAAATAAAAAAGCCGTTCATCTTGAACGGCTTTAAATTATTTTTTATTTCAAATGATCTTATTAAAACTTACCTAAAGGTCTAAAAGAATCAACACCAAATTTCTTAGCTTCTGCTTTAGCTTTATCTGCCCAGCTCTGAAGATTATTGATTCTGGTATCGTTAGACGGGTGTGTACTTAAGAATTCTGGTGGTGCTTGACCTCCACTATTGGCTTTCATGCGTTTCCAAAGCTCAGCAGCTTCATCAGGATTGTATCCTGCTATCGCCATAAGATAAAGTCCAATTTCATCAGCCTCCGTTTCATGACTTCTACTAAATGGTAACATCCCTCCCACATTAGAAGCTATACCAAAAGCTTGGTTGTATATTCCCAAATTTTCACTATCAGCCAAGGCTATATTTCCAGCAACAGAGATGCCTTGTTGAATATATGTAGCACTCATACGTTGTTGACCATGATTTGCAAGCGCGTGGGCTACCTCGTGACCCATTATCGCGGCAATTGCCGTTTCATTATGAGCTATAGGTAAAATACCTGTGTAGAATACAATCTTTCCGCCAGGCATACACCAGGCATTTACAGCTTCATCATTTACCAAGTTATATTCCCACTTATAGTCCTTCAAGTAACCCTGAAATCCCCTAGCATCTAAATAGCGTTCTGCAGCGACAGCAATACGTTGCCCAACACGCTTAATCATCTCTGCTTGAGCTGTTCCTGTAACCACCTTGTTTTCTGTTAAAAATTGGTCGTACTGTGCAAAAGCCGACGGGAAAAGAGAATCATTAGAAACAAATGCTAAAGTCTTATTCCCAGTAAATGGATTTGTCGCACAAGACAAAAACAAGCCAATAGTACCTATCGCAATAATATGATTTTTATAATTCATTTTTAGTGTTTTTAAAATTGCATATAAATGTAGTGAATGATTCTGCTGAGATTGCCTCAAATCCATACAATTTTAACATTATTAAAGCATTGACTAGCATATCACTCTTTCCCGATAAGATGTAATTCTGTAAACTCTTTATCTATGGTCATTGTAGCGACGCCATTAACGTTGACATGCTCTAATGGCTTGATAACATTATCAATTTGTATCTCAGAAATTTCAAAAGGCAACCCGTGAATTTTTATTTCAAAGGAATGGTATTCTGCATCAAATTTACCTTCTTTATGTTGCTGGATGATCAATTGATTTTGTTTTCCTGTAAGCTTAAAGGTTCTTAGACTGTATCTTCCTTTGGTATAATCATAACCGTCATGAGCATCATCAAACATCATGGAAGTTTCCTTTCCTTCCTTATAATAGACGTCTAACACTACCTCATCCAAAGTTTTCTCTCCAACGTATTGTTGTACAGGATACTTTGGTATCACAGCACCTTCCAATACAAATATTGGCATGCTATCAATATCCGCATCTACCCATATTTCTCTACCGCCTTTGATGTGCTCGTCTGACCAGAAGTTATACCAATTTCCTCGGGGTATGTACATTCGTCGTCCTTTTGCATTAGGCTCTTGTACAGGACATGCCAAAATGTGATTTCCGAAGATAAACTCATCTGTTCTGTAATGCGTTTGAACATCCTCTTGATCAAACAGCACCAAAGACTTTAATATTGGTGTACCTTCTTCAACATATTTCCAAAAAGAAGTATACAAATATGGTAGTAATTGGTAGCGGATCTCAATAAATTTTCTAACAATATCCGTCGCTTCTTTTCCAAAAGCCCAAGGTTCTTGATCGCCATGATCTCCCGAAGAATGCACTCTAAAAAATGGATGGAAAACCCCCAACTGCACCCATCTTACAAAAAGTTCTCCTTGAGGTTGCTCAGCAAAACCTCCAATATCACTGCCCGCAAAACTAAAGCCTGACATTGCCAGCCTTTGTGCTTGGGTATTAGCAATCATTAAGTGCTCCCATGTTGCTACATTATCTCCCGTCCAAGTAGAAGTATAACGCTGGGTACCTGAATAAGCAGAGCGCGTAATGACGAAAGGACGCTTTGGATATGTTGATTTTTTAAGCCCTTGATAAGTAGCTCTTGCCATCTGCATGCCATAAATATTATGTGCTTTTCTATGACTGCATCTGTTGCCGTCATATTCATGGCGCACATCATCTGGAAATGTTTTATTTGGAACTTCCATTACGGCGGGCTCGTTCATATCGTTCCAAACGCCTTTCACTCCAATTTCTTCTATCAATTCTTTAAATAGACCAGACCACCATTCTCTTACTTCTGGATTTGTAAAGTCTGGAAAATAACATTCACCGGGCCATACTTTCCCTTTCATATAAGGACCGTCTGCACGTTTACAGAAATAATCTTTTTCAAGCGCTTCTCTAAAAACGAAGTAATCCTTATCTATTTTAATACCCGGATCTATAATGGCAACCGTTTTAAAACCGTCATCAGCCAATTCCTTCACCATTCGTTTCGGATCTGGAAAGTAGTCTTTATTCCAAGTAAAACATCTAAAACCGTCCATGTAGTCAATATCCAAATAAATGGCGTCACAGGGAATGTTCAATTTTCTAAACGTCGCCGTTACATCTTTGACCTTTTTTTCTGGATAGTAGCTCCATTTACATTGGTGAAATCCTAGTGCCCACAATGGCGGGAGAAGATGTGGTTTCCCCGTCAAATCGGTATAACTTTCTACAACTTCGGTCATTTTAGGGCCGTAGATAAAATAATAATTCATCTCCCCGCCCATGGCCCAAAAACTGGTTACATTTCTACGTTCGTGAGCAAAATCAAAAAATGAGCGAAACGAGTTATCAAAGAAAACGCCGTAAGCTTTATTATGGTGCAAGCCTGTATAAAAAGGAATGGCCTTATAGATAGGATCTGACTCTTTTCCATAGGCATAAGAATCGGTCACCCAATTCTCAAAACGACGGCCTTTTAAATTTAAATGGCTAGGTTTATCTCCTAGTCCATAATAGCTTTCGCCGTCGTTAGACACTTTACTCATCTTAACGATATTACCGCCATATTGGTAACTTTCTTCCCAATGAAACCCTATTTCATCTTGATTGATGAGTTGATTATCTAAAGCATCATAGATCTGGACGCCTAAATTATCCTTTGAAATATGACAAATGAGCTTAGAGGTTGTGATTTTATAAAAGGTTTTTAAGTCTTCTATTTCTAGATGATTATAACCTGTACTTGCATATTTGGTAATGGCATAGGAAAAATCATTTTCAAATGTACCAGTAGTAGTATATCTGAATCGTAAAACACTATCTCTTAGTACGGTTAATTGAAGTATAACATCATTATCTGTAGTAAAATATAAGGTATCAACATCTTTGTTAAAGTCAATCACCTTTGAAGGGACTAGATTTCCTTTAAATTCCAGTTCTGTATTTGTAATCATAATGTGGCATTTAGCTAAAAAGTATGTAAAAAAAAGCAAAAAAGGTCAAGTTATAAAACTATTTAAATGCTATTTGCTACTTGTTATCAACGCAAAGGTTTGCGACATAACAAACTGAGACTTCTACGAAGTCAAAATAGAGTTATGACCTATGATTCTAGACTGGAAAAGATTAAAAGATCTATTTCGTATATTTAAAAGCGACCATTCCCAACGGTGGAATATTAATTTCTACTGAATCATCCCTAAAATGCCAAGCCTCTTTATCTGATGATATTGTTTTATTAACATAAGCACCGCTGCCGTAGTATTTTTTAAGATCACTGTTAAAAATCTCTTTCAACTTTCCTTTCTTCGGAAGTCCGATGCGATAATTTTCGCGAGGAATAGGCGTCATGTTGCATACCACAATCACATCATCCTTGACATTATTTCCTTTTCTAATATAGGCAAATACTGAATTCTTATGATCTGAATAGTCTATCCATTCGAAACCTTCCGCAGAAAATTGTTTTTCATAGAGTGCTGGTTGACCTTTATAAAGCGTATTTAAATCTTTTAGCAATTCTTGCACTCCTTTGTGA
Proteins encoded in this window:
- a CDS encoding glycoside hydrolase family 31 protein, with translation MITNTELEFKGNLVPSKVIDFNKDVDTLYFTTDNDVILQLTVLRDSVLRFRYTTTGTFENDFSYAITKYASTGYNHLEIEDLKTFYKITTSKLICHISKDNLGVQIYDALDNQLINQDEIGFHWEESYQYGGNIVKMSKVSNDGESYYGLGDKPSHLNLKGRRFENWVTDSYAYGKESDPIYKAIPFYTGLHHNKAYGVFFDNSFRSFFDFAHERRNVTSFWAMGGEMNYYFIYGPKMTEVVESYTDLTGKPHLLPPLWALGFHQCKWSYYPEKKVKDVTATFRKLNIPCDAIYLDIDYMDGFRCFTWNKDYFPDPKRMVKELADDGFKTVAIIDPGIKIDKDYFVFREALEKDYFCKRADGPYMKGKVWPGECYFPDFTNPEVREWWSGLFKELIEEIGVKGVWNDMNEPAVMEVPNKTFPDDVRHEYDGNRCSHRKAHNIYGMQMARATYQGLKKSTYPKRPFVITRSAYSGTQRYTSTWTGDNVATWEHLMIANTQAQRLAMSGFSFAGSDIGGFAEQPQGELFVRWVQLGVFHPFFRVHSSGDHGDQEPWAFGKEATDIVRKFIEIRYQLLPYLYTSFWKYVEEGTPILKSLVLFDQEDVQTHYRTDEFIFGNHILACPVQEPNAKGRRMYIPRGNWYNFWSDEHIKGGREIWVDADIDSMPIFVLEGAVIPKYPVQQYVGEKTLDEVVLDVYYKEGKETSMMFDDAHDGYDYTKGRYSLRTFKLTGKQNQLIIQQHKEGKFDAEYHSFEIKIHGLPFEISEIQIDNVIKPLEHVNVNGVATMTIDKEFTELHLIGKE
- a CDS encoding M48 family metallopeptidase; the protein is MNYKNHIIAIGTIGLFLSCATNPFTGNKTLAFVSNDSLFPSAFAQYDQFLTENKVVTGTAQAEMIKRVGQRIAVAAERYLDARGFQGYLKDYKWEYNLVNDEAVNAWCMPGGKIVFYTGILPIAHNETAIAAIMGHEVAHALANHGQQRMSATYIQQGISVAGNIALADSENLGIYNQAFGIASNVGGMLPFSRSHETEADEIGLYLMAIAGYNPDEAAELWKRMKANSGGQAPPEFLSTHPSNDTRINNLQSWADKAKAEAKKFGVDSFRPLGKF